The DNA window ATCGACAAGGCTCCCGAAGAGCGCGAGCGCGGGATCACGATCGCCACGGCCCACGTAGAATATCAGACAGAAGCTCGTCACTACGCACACGTGGACTGCCCCGGCCATGCGGACTACGTGAAGAACATGATCACGGGCGCGGCCCAGATGGACGGGGCGATCCTGGTGGTTTCCG is part of the Myxococcales bacterium genome and encodes:
- the tuf gene encoding elongation factor Tu (EF-Tu; promotes GTP-dependent binding of aminoacyl-tRNA to the A-site of ribosomes during protein biosynthesis; when the tRNA anticodon matches the mRNA codon, GTP hydrolysis results; the inactive EF-Tu-GDP leaves the ribosome and release of GDP is promoted by elongation factor Ts; many prokaryotes have two copies of the gene encoding EF-Tu), which gives rise to MAKEKFDRTKPHVNVGTIGHVDHGKTTLTAAITARQAHKNLADRVDFASIDKAPEERERGITIATAHVEYQTEARHYAHVDCPGHADYVKNMITGAAQMDGAILVVS